A genomic segment from Paenibacillus sp. FSL K6-1096 encodes:
- a CDS encoding sugar-binding domain-containing protein encodes MTTRHYIKDYPRPQFVRDAWQSLNGQWDFRYDDDNTGEKDRWYEALHGDLKIEVPFTYETEASGIGDPVFHPYVWYERDLQLPDSLGTKRVLLNFQAVDYIAKVWVNGSYAGGHQGGYAAFTLDITGYLNTGTGAVNRLTVKAEDSQSCTQPRGKQRWVDENFECFYVQTTGIWQSVWLECVSPSYLKSVKITPDLDNRSVHFEYNTHGANPDLRLETRISTGEKTFKQVSLQADRTSLQLDVELTHEANGPWKLQSWSPASPVLYEVEFILYDKEQVIDRVFSYFGLRKISIEQGKVLLNNTPVYQRLILDQGYWPDSHLTPPSEEALIADIDAILAMGYNGVRKHMKIEDARFLYWCDVKGLLVWSEMAATFEFNDEAVEQFTNEWTEIVRQQYNHPSVITWVPFNESWGVPQVYTNKRQQQFTVGIYHLTKALDPDRPVIVNDGWEHTVSDIITLHDYEESGAALLERYADSGSVLGGSSSFNNWKYAIAKGYEYRGQPVMVSEFGGIAFDTGTGWGYGEQVRSTKAFLERFRSITQAIKDTPYICGYCYTQVTDVQQEVNGLLTEDRTPKLPLDEIRKINLQPGRSS; translated from the coding sequence ATGACAACCCGGCACTATATTAAGGATTATCCGCGGCCGCAGTTCGTCCGTGACGCCTGGCAGAGCCTGAACGGACAATGGGACTTCCGTTATGACGATGACAATACAGGGGAGAAGGACAGATGGTATGAGGCGCTGCATGGCGATCTGAAGATTGAGGTTCCGTTCACCTATGAGACAGAGGCCAGCGGGATCGGTGATCCCGTATTCCATCCCTATGTCTGGTATGAGCGGGACTTGCAGCTTCCTGACAGCTTGGGCACCAAGCGGGTGCTGCTGAATTTCCAGGCGGTGGACTACATCGCGAAGGTATGGGTCAACGGCAGCTATGCCGGGGGGCATCAAGGCGGGTATGCGGCTTTTACACTGGATATTACCGGTTATCTGAACACGGGCACTGGTGCGGTGAACCGTCTGACGGTCAAGGCAGAGGACAGCCAGAGCTGCACCCAGCCCCGGGGCAAACAGCGCTGGGTGGACGAGAACTTCGAATGCTTCTACGTGCAGACGACGGGAATCTGGCAGAGTGTGTGGCTGGAGTGTGTATCTCCTTCGTATCTCAAATCTGTCAAAATCACCCCGGATCTCGATAACCGCTCGGTCCACTTTGAATACAACACGCACGGGGCGAATCCTGATCTCCGGCTGGAGACAAGAATCAGCACCGGGGAGAAGACCTTCAAGCAGGTCTCGCTGCAGGCGGACCGCACTTCGCTCCAGCTTGACGTTGAACTGACGCATGAAGCGAATGGCCCATGGAAGCTCCAGTCCTGGTCCCCTGCATCGCCGGTGCTGTATGAGGTGGAATTCATTCTGTACGATAAGGAACAGGTGATCGACCGGGTATTCTCCTATTTCGGACTCCGCAAAATTTCCATCGAACAGGGCAAGGTTCTGCTCAACAACACGCCGGTATACCAGAGGCTGATTCTCGATCAGGGCTACTGGCCGGACAGTCATCTGACCCCGCCTTCAGAGGAGGCGCTGATTGCCGATATCGACGCAATTCTGGCGATGGGCTACAACGGCGTCCGCAAGCATATGAAGATTGAGGATGCGCGCTTCCTGTACTGGTGTGATGTGAAGGGCCTGCTGGTCTGGTCGGAGATGGCGGCGACCTTCGAGTTTAATGATGAGGCGGTGGAGCAGTTCACGAACGAATGGACAGAGATTGTCCGCCAGCAATATAATCATCCCTCGGTGATTACTTGGGTGCCTTTTAACGAATCCTGGGGTGTTCCGCAGGTCTACACGAACAAGCGCCAGCAGCAGTTCACGGTGGGGATCTATCATCTGACGAAGGCGCTGGACCCGGACCGGCCGGTAATTGTGAATGACGGCTGGGAGCATACGGTCAGCGATATTATCACCCTGCATGACTATGAGGAGAGCGGCGCGGCTCTATTGGAGCGTTATGCCGATTCCGGCAGCGTGCTTGGCGGCAGTTCTTCATTCAATAATTGGAAATACGCCATTGCCAAGGGCTACGAGTATCGGGGGCAGCCGGTCATGGTCAGTGAATTCGGAGGAATTGCCTTCGACACCGGCACAGGCTGGGGATATGGGGAGCAGGTACGCAGCACCAAGGCCTTCCTGGAGCGCTTCCGCAGCATTACGCAGGCGATCAAGGATACCCCTTATATCTGCGGTTATTGCTACACCCAGGTGACGGATGTGCAGCAGGAGGTGAACGGACTGCTTACGGAGGACCGGACACCGAAGCTTCCGCTGGACGAGATTCGTAAGATCAACCTGCAGCCGGGGAGATCATCGTAA
- a CDS encoding helix-turn-helix domain-containing protein, protein MEHADELVKVTHALSTELRLGMLALLNKRRMNVAELAEALEIPVSTAASNVKVLEQARLIETELLPASRGAMKVCSRIYDDIKIIINAPQPLAEAGQGEHCYEIAMPIGNFTACEVAPTCGMVSESGPIITEDSPAGFFHPNRVQAQLVWLRKGYLEYRYPLEIPPGAEIREIQFSMEICSEAPNYANDWPSDITLWINQVEVGTWTSPGDFGGRRGKLNPAWWIDSGTQFGALKTWSIDHTRSTIDHQELSAVTLEQLSLTRQNHVDLRLGVKEDARYKGGMNLFGKKFGDYEQDLVMKIFYSVKA, encoded by the coding sequence ATGGAGCATGCGGATGAGCTGGTGAAGGTAACACACGCATTGTCTACCGAGCTGAGGCTAGGAATGCTGGCACTGCTCAACAAACGGCGAATGAATGTAGCGGAGCTGGCGGAGGCGCTGGAGATCCCGGTGTCGACAGCGGCTTCCAATGTGAAGGTGCTGGAGCAGGCAAGGCTGATCGAGACAGAGCTGCTGCCTGCTTCACGCGGCGCGATGAAGGTCTGCAGCCGGATCTATGATGACATCAAGATCATCATTAATGCTCCGCAGCCGCTGGCTGAGGCGGGTCAGGGCGAGCATTGCTACGAGATTGCCATGCCGATCGGCAATTTCACCGCCTGTGAGGTAGCCCCGACCTGCGGCATGGTCAGTGAGAGCGGCCCGATCATCACGGAGGACTCGCCGGCGGGATTCTTTCACCCGAACCGGGTACAGGCCCAACTGGTGTGGCTGCGCAAGGGCTATCTCGAATACCGCTACCCGCTGGAGATTCCGCCGGGGGCGGAGATCCGCGAGATCCAGTTCTCGATGGAGATCTGTTCGGAAGCGCCGAATTACGCCAATGACTGGCCGTCGGATATTACGCTCTGGATTAATCAGGTGGAGGTCGGCACCTGGACCTCACCGGGCGATTTCGGCGGCCGGCGCGGGAAGCTGAATCCTGCCTGGTGGATCGATTCGGGCACCCAGTTCGGTGCGCTCAAGACCTGGAGCATAGACCATACCCGCAGCACCATCGACCATCAGGAGCTATCCGCTGTGACGCTGGAGCAGTTGAGCCTCACCCGGCAGAACCATGTGGATCTGCGGCTCGGTGTGAAGGAGGATGCCAGGTACAAGGGCGGAATGAACCTGTTCGGCAAGAAGTTCGGCGATTATGAGCAGGATCTGGTGATGAAGATTTTTTATAGTGTGAAGGCATAG
- a CDS encoding MOSC N-terminal beta barrel domain-containing protein, which produces MPVTVGEIKAINRYPVKSFAGEELESCKVVSYGVEGDRYCSFYDMTKKDWSQYITARKVPRMMSYKAEYNGGAIRVTAEDGRVFGWDRELLAEIQSLTKTEITMSEPKAPHPEAQYPELLSVDGASILLVTDKSLKKLEVLWGKPIDQRRFRGNFLVEVSEDSLGEEEWLGRRLTIGSAELQVDSYCERCVMITTDPDTLERDSSLLKQVYKELNQQFGVYASVIRTGEVRLGDQVVMLED; this is translated from the coding sequence GTGCCAGTTACAGTTGGCGAGATTAAGGCAATTAACCGTTATCCGGTGAAATCCTTTGCGGGGGAGGAACTGGAGTCTTGTAAGGTTGTATCTTACGGAGTGGAGGGGGACCGGTATTGTTCCTTTTATGATATGACCAAAAAAGACTGGTCGCAGTACATCACGGCCCGGAAGGTTCCCCGGATGATGTCCTACAAGGCTGAGTATAATGGTGGAGCGATTCGCGTTACGGCGGAGGATGGCCGGGTGTTCGGCTGGGACCGGGAGCTGTTGGCGGAAATTCAAAGTTTGACGAAGACTGAAATTACAATGTCGGAGCCTAAAGCTCCTCACCCGGAGGCGCAGTACCCTGAGCTGTTATCGGTAGATGGGGCCAGTATTCTGCTGGTGACCGATAAGAGCCTGAAGAAGCTGGAGGTTCTGTGGGGCAAGCCTATAGACCAGCGCCGCTTCCGGGGCAATTTCCTTGTGGAAGTGAGTGAGGACTCGCTGGGGGAAGAAGAGTGGCTGGGCCGCCGTCTGACCATAGGCAGTGCGGAGCTGCAGGTGGACAGCTATTGTGAGCGCTGCGTGATGATTACGACTGACCCGGATACACTGGAGCGCGACAGCTCACTCCTTAAGCAGGTCTACAAGGAGCTGAACCAGCAGTTCGGCGTCTATGCTTCGGTGATCCGCACAGGAGAAGTCCGGCTGGGCGATCAGGTGGTTATGCTGGAGGACTAG
- a CDS encoding Rpn family recombination-promoting nuclease/putative transposase, with amino-acid sequence MFGSEENRDVLLAFLNRTFTEAGKPLLSDIILLNPYTDKDSPRDKQSILDIRAKTTEGEIINVEMQLFNKYDTEKRTLYYWSKQYSTQLQESQPYNQLKRCVTINIINFALLPNTLYHNVFHLREDRTGIPLLDDIEIHFLELPKLDEQAVSLEQGGLVNWLLFLKGVDQTKWEVLTMNEPVLKKAMNTLEFLSQNEEARRQYEARQRYLHDEASMYEAAKVAEAKGWAEGEAKGKADSKKETALKLLALGIELSVITEATGLSVEEIQKLKPLQ; translated from the coding sequence ATTTTTGGAAGTGAAGAGAACCGTGACGTGCTGCTGGCTTTTCTGAATCGAACGTTTACTGAAGCGGGCAAGCCCTTGTTAAGTGATATCATTCTCCTGAATCCTTATACCGATAAGGACTCTCCCCGCGATAAGCAGTCGATTCTCGACATTCGGGCCAAGACGACCGAGGGCGAAATTATTAATGTGGAGATGCAGTTGTTCAACAAATACGATACGGAGAAACGGACACTTTACTATTGGAGCAAACAGTATTCTACTCAATTGCAGGAGAGCCAGCCCTATAACCAGTTAAAGCGGTGCGTGACAATCAACATTATAAACTTTGCTTTACTTCCGAATACTTTGTATCATAATGTTTTTCACTTACGGGAGGACCGCACGGGAATTCCTCTGCTTGACGATATTGAGATTCACTTCCTGGAATTGCCGAAGCTGGATGAGCAGGCGGTCTCCCTGGAGCAAGGCGGACTGGTGAATTGGCTGTTATTCCTTAAGGGCGTAGACCAAACCAAATGGGAGGTGCTGACTATGAACGAACCTGTGTTGAAAAAAGCCATGAATACGCTGGAGTTTCTGAGTCAGAATGAAGAGGCCCGCAGACAATACGAAGCTCGTCAACGTTATCTGCACGATGAGGCGTCGATGTATGAAGCGGCTAAGGTGGCCGAGGCTAAGGGCTGGGCTGAAGGGGAGGCAAAAGGTAAGGCTGATTCAAAAAAAGAAACGGCTCTTAAGCTGCTTGCTTTAGGTATAGAGCTATCTGTCATCACCGAAGCAACCGGTCTTTCCGTTGAAGAGATTCAGAAGTTAAAGCCGCTGCAGTAA
- a CDS encoding ABC transporter permease: MSLNYIILRNLKKNIKNYYLYVFALIFSVALYFSFVTLQYDPAMDEVSGSVKGGAAIGASSVLLVAIVAIFLLYANTIFIKRRSKEIGLFQLIGLTKSRIFALLSAENLILYFGSMFAGIGAGFVMSRLILMVLFKILGVDQLAALRFSPEALLQTVLVFVGVYILIMIMNYTFIRAQSILSLFKVTATSQTRIQRMSLWEVVIGLLGIGSICGGYYISGKLFNGTFYGMNALMFAMIAILALVIIGTYLFYKGSVSFLFNLIRRSKKGYLSIQEVLSLSSIMFRMKSNALLLTVITTVSALAIGLLSLSYISYYSVESSARESSPHDYGFLQKADEEGFRKALDQAGIGYTTLEIPTVQMEIDLKQVLDTKNTPGDETSLLATVISDSSLKDVDVQPGEASIMGYTTTKQTMLKLKNKGELDFLTKDGVVKQQLAGLSEESVLPYYFGGGILGVFVVDDSVYQELAQRKDPKEQERVSGDGIYYGLNLTQSSQVKQAYEIYTQQKPELQSFSQYQYEFNQRTNMGLIMFIVGFLGLTFLITSGCILYFKQMDESEEERGGYTILRKLGFTQGDLLRGIRFKQLFNFGIPLIVGLCHSYFAVKSGWFFFGTEMLTPMFAVMGLYTVLYSIFGLLSVLYYKRVIGESL, translated from the coding sequence ATGAGTCTGAACTATATTATCCTGCGGAATCTCAAGAAGAACATCAAGAATTACTATCTCTACGTCTTCGCTCTCATTTTCAGTGTGGCGCTGTATTTCTCCTTCGTCACGCTGCAGTATGACCCGGCAATGGATGAGGTTAGCGGTTCCGTCAAAGGCGGTGCGGCGATCGGGGCATCTTCGGTCCTGCTGGTGGCCATTGTCGCCATCTTCCTGCTGTACGCGAACACGATCTTCATCAAACGCCGCAGCAAGGAGATCGGATTGTTCCAGCTGATCGGGCTGACCAAGAGCAGAATCTTCGCGCTGTTGAGCGCCGAGAATCTGATTCTGTATTTTGGCTCGATGTTCGCTGGAATCGGCGCAGGATTCGTGATGTCACGGCTGATTCTGATGGTGCTGTTCAAAATCCTGGGGGTTGATCAGCTCGCTGCGCTGCGCTTCTCCCCTGAGGCGTTGCTGCAGACGGTGCTGGTGTTCGTAGGAGTATATATCCTCATTATGATCATGAACTACACTTTCATCCGGGCCCAGAGCATTCTCTCGCTGTTCAAGGTTACGGCGACTTCACAGACGCGTATCCAGAGAATGTCGCTGTGGGAGGTGGTGATCGGCCTGCTCGGAATCGGCAGTATCTGCGGAGGCTACTATATTTCCGGGAAGCTGTTCAACGGTACCTTCTATGGAATGAACGCATTGATGTTTGCGATGATCGCCATACTCGCTCTGGTAATTATCGGAACGTATCTTTTTTACAAAGGCTCTGTCAGCTTCCTGTTCAATCTTATCCGCCGCAGCAAAAAAGGGTACCTGTCCATCCAGGAGGTATTGTCGCTATCGTCGATTATGTTCAGGATGAAATCGAATGCGCTGCTGTTGACCGTCATTACCACCGTGTCTGCATTGGCCATCGGCCTGCTCTCACTGAGCTATATTTCCTATTATTCAGTGGAGTCCTCCGCGCGGGAGAGCTCGCCGCATGATTACGGCTTTCTGCAGAAGGCTGATGAGGAGGGATTCCGGAAGGCGCTGGATCAGGCCGGCATCGGGTATACCACTCTGGAGATTCCAACGGTGCAGATGGAGATCGATCTTAAGCAAGTCTTGGATACCAAAAATACACCGGGCGATGAAACCAGCCTCTTAGCAACCGTAATTAGTGACAGCAGTCTGAAGGATGTAGATGTGCAACCCGGCGAAGCCAGCATTATGGGTTATACGACTACGAAGCAAACGATGTTGAAGCTTAAGAACAAAGGGGAGCTGGACTTCCTCACTAAGGATGGTGTTGTTAAGCAGCAGCTTGCAGGCTTGTCGGAGGAGAGCGTGCTGCCGTATTATTTTGGCGGCGGAATCCTGGGGGTGTTCGTGGTGGATGATTCAGTCTACCAGGAGTTGGCTCAGCGTAAAGATCCGAAAGAGCAGGAACGGGTAAGCGGCGATGGGATCTATTACGGGCTTAATCTGACCCAGTCTTCACAGGTGAAGCAGGCGTATGAGATTTATACACAGCAGAAGCCAGAGCTGCAAAGCTTCTCGCAATATCAATATGAGTTCAACCAGCGGACCAATATGGGCCTGATTATGTTCATTGTCGGCTTCCTGGGCTTAACGTTCCTGATTACCTCCGGCTGTATTCTCTACTTCAAGCAGATGGATGAGAGCGAGGAGGAGCGGGGCGGATACACGATCCTGCGCAAGCTGGGCTTCACTCAGGGTGATCTCCTGCGCGGTATCCGTTTCAAACAGCTGTTCAATTTCGGCATCCCGCTGATTGTCGGGCTGTGCCACAGTTACTTTGCAGTGAAATCCGGCTGGTTCTTCTTCGGAACCGAGATGCTGACCCCGATGTTCGCTGTCATGGGATTATATACCGTGTTGTATTCCATTTTCGGTCTCTTGTCTGTTTTGTATTACAAGCGGGTGATCGGGGAATCACTGTAA
- a CDS encoding ABC transporter ATP-binding protein — protein MVILQANKIYKTYGNKFNKQEVLRGIDLQVNKGEFVGIMGPSGSGKTTLLNVLSSIDRVSKGTIEIEGKEFTGMKEKQLAEFRKHHLGFIFQDYNLLDTLTVKENIMLPLSITGISKKEAHQRFDQVAGELGIHELKDKYPAEISGGQKQRTSAARAFVHQPSIIFADEPTGALDSKSASDLLNKLAAMNSKREATIVMVTHDAVAASYCSRVVFIRDGQIYTQLNKGEETRQSFLGDIISTQGVLGGVAQ, from the coding sequence ATGGTTATATTGCAGGCCAACAAAATCTATAAAACCTATGGCAACAAATTCAATAAGCAGGAAGTGCTGAGAGGCATTGATCTTCAGGTGAATAAAGGCGAGTTCGTCGGCATTATGGGCCCGTCCGGGTCCGGTAAAACGACGCTCCTGAACGTATTGTCCTCCATCGACCGGGTCAGCAAGGGCACGATTGAAATTGAGGGCAAGGAGTTCACCGGGATGAAGGAGAAGCAGCTTGCGGAGTTCCGTAAGCATCATCTCGGATTCATTTTTCAGGATTACAACCTGCTCGATACGCTGACCGTCAAGGAGAACATCATGCTGCCGCTGTCCATTACAGGCATCTCCAAGAAAGAGGCGCATCAGCGGTTCGACCAGGTAGCCGGCGAGCTGGGTATTCATGAGCTGAAGGACAAGTACCCGGCGGAAATCTCCGGCGGGCAGAAGCAGCGTACGTCTGCGGCGCGGGCGTTTGTGCATCAGCCGAGCATTATTTTTGCCGATGAGCCTACAGGAGCCCTGGATTCCAAGTCTGCCTCTGATCTGCTGAACAAGCTGGCCGCTATGAACAGCAAGCGGGAAGCGACCATTGTCATGGTGACGCACGATGCTGTGGCCGCCAGCTATTGCAGCCGGGTGGTGTTCATCCGGGACGGGCAAATCTACACCCAGCTGAACAAGGGCGAGGAGACGCGGCAGTCCTTCTTAGGCGATATTATCAGCACTCAGGGCGTGCTTGGCGGTGTCGCGCAATGA
- a CDS encoding sensor histidine kinase: protein MIWKYIVEKRSWLLLLASLQLITIAVAYLDSAISLLPILYIVLLNTLIFLVFFFLRYLRETPFYRSLEGWDQIYELQTVLTPRSPLEQLVHEAVSAQTDRYKRESSMNVQLLESEKDEQLAWIHEVKTPLTAMQLMIERLPDETLQRQLMYEWLRIHHLLDQQLHQKRIPFIQNDLFITKVSLAPILNQEIRALKSWCFSKGIGFDVELEAEAVLTDGKWLAFMLRQLLTNAVKYSEASDILIRSREQDGHVILTIEDSGQGIDPRDLPRIYDKGFTSSRVRQEGAATGMGLYLTRQVAEPLQIRIDAASVPGEGSEFSLTFPRENDFQRLSGM from the coding sequence ATGATCTGGAAATACATTGTGGAAAAGCGGAGCTGGCTGCTGCTGCTGGCATCCCTCCAGCTGATTACTATTGCCGTAGCTTATCTGGACTCGGCCATTTCGCTGCTGCCGATCCTGTATATTGTCCTGCTGAATACGCTGATCTTCCTGGTCTTCTTCTTCCTGCGCTATCTCCGGGAGACCCCGTTCTACCGGAGCCTGGAGGGCTGGGACCAGATCTATGAGCTGCAGACAGTGCTTACGCCCCGCAGTCCGCTGGAACAGCTTGTCCATGAAGCGGTGAGCGCCCAGACTGACCGCTACAAGCGTGAGTCGTCCATGAATGTCCAGCTGCTGGAGTCGGAGAAGGACGAGCAGCTGGCCTGGATTCATGAGGTCAAGACCCCGCTGACCGCCATGCAGCTTATGATTGAGCGTCTCCCGGATGAGACGCTGCAAAGACAGCTGATGTATGAGTGGCTGCGGATTCACCACCTGCTTGACCAGCAGCTTCACCAGAAGCGGATTCCCTTCATCCAGAATGATTTGTTCATCACGAAGGTGAGCCTTGCGCCTATTCTGAACCAGGAGATCCGGGCTCTGAAATCCTGGTGCTTCTCCAAGGGCATCGGGTTCGATGTTGAGCTTGAGGCCGAGGCGGTGCTGACGGACGGCAAATGGCTGGCCTTCATGCTCCGGCAGCTCCTGACCAATGCTGTGAAATATAGCGAAGCCTCGGATATTCTGATCCGCAGCCGGGAGCAGGACGGTCATGTCATCCTTACCATTGAGGACAGCGGCCAAGGCATCGATCCCCGGGACCTGCCCCGGATCTACGACAAAGGGTTCACGTCATCCCGTGTGCGTCAGGAGGGGGCGGCCACCGGCATGGGATTATATCTGACCCGGCAGGTGGCAGAGCCGTTACAGATCAGGATTGATGCGGCTTCGGTCCCGGGGGAGGGGAGCGAGTTTTCGCTGACTTTTCCGAGGGAGAACGACTTTCAGCGGTTATCAGGCATGTGA
- a CDS encoding response regulator, giving the protein MFKIMLIEDDITLFGEIRERLAQWSYEVYGVTDFGKVLQEFTEVKPDLVVIDIQLPQFDGFHWCRILRNHSNVPIIFLSSRDHPSDMVMSMQLGADDFIQKPFHFEVLIAKIQATLRRVYNYSTERTELKTWRGAAIEFVKNTVTGSGGSALLTKNEMLILKILLERKNSIVDRGEIIKSLWDNEHFVSDNTLTVNVNRLRKKLEPLGLDAFIETKVGQGYMATEEAAE; this is encoded by the coding sequence TTGTTCAAAATCATGCTGATAGAAGATGATATTACGCTGTTCGGAGAGATCCGGGAGCGGCTGGCCCAATGGTCGTATGAGGTGTATGGGGTTACGGATTTCGGCAAGGTGCTGCAGGAATTCACCGAGGTGAAGCCGGATCTGGTGGTGATTGATATCCAGCTGCCGCAGTTCGACGGGTTCCACTGGTGCCGGATTCTGCGCAATCATTCTAACGTACCGATCATCTTCCTCTCATCCCGGGATCATCCGAGTGATATGGTGATGTCCATGCAGCTCGGGGCGGATGATTTCATACAGAAGCCGTTCCATTTCGAGGTGCTGATCGCCAAGATTCAGGCCACGCTCCGCCGGGTCTACAATTATAGTACGGAACGCACGGAGCTGAAGACCTGGCGCGGGGCGGCCATTGAATTCGTGAAGAATACCGTGACGGGCAGCGGGGGATCGGCACTGCTGACGAAGAATGAGATGCTGATTCTCAAAATCCTCCTGGAGCGCAAAAACAGCATTGTGGACCGCGGGGAGATCATTAAGAGTTTGTGGGACAACGAGCATTTTGTCAGCGATAATACGCTGACGGTGAATGTGAACCGGCTGCGCAAGAAGCTGGAGCCGCTCGGTCTGGATGCGTTCATCGAGACCAAGGTTGGTCAGGGGTATATGGCCACGGAAGAGGCGGCAGAATGA
- a CDS encoding DUF6199 family natural product biosynthesis protein — translation MMGTFGGIFTILMGLALIAAGIYIRTNPTSGWRMSEGWKTKGDAEPSDAYISSRRFTGAVLFWIASFFIVMGILSLL, via the coding sequence ATGATGGGAACGTTTGGCGGGATTTTCACAATACTGATGGGACTGGCACTGATCGCAGCAGGAATATATATACGCACCAACCCCACCTCCGGCTGGCGGATGAGCGAGGGCTGGAAGACGAAAGGGGATGCTGAACCGAGCGACGCCTATATTAGCTCCAGGCGCTTCACCGGGGCTGTACTATTTTGGATTGCATCATTTTTTATCGTTATGGGGATATTGAGTTTGCTCTAA